The following is a genomic window from Paenibacillus sp. FSL R5-0766.
CCTATCTATAGATGTGATTTTATTCCAATGGATAATCTAACATAGTACAACAAGAAATTACAGGAATTGTTTTACAGTTGATTCATCAGTTAATCGCATATGAATGAATAATGATTCACTAGCCAAAAGGACATATATTAGATGAAGCTACAAGTAAGAAGAGAAATGTGCGTGTTAAGTTATAGAGAAAAAATTACATATATGGTTTATGTATATCCGTATTATATCGATATATATTGTATTGGTTGGGTTAATATATCTTCATTTAATGTTGTTTTATGAAGTTGAAGAGTTCGACAGGGAGTGAGAAGTTTTTCCAAATAAAATGCTTGTATAATGATTTCATCTCCATTACAATACAATTGATAATGAGATTCAATATCATTTAGATAAAAAGGGGAGACGGATTTCATGTATAAAGTAAAGAAAAAGCTATACATTTATGCAGCACTTATTCTGATGATTTCACTACTTGCTGGTTGTGCTTCGGGTGGAAGTGCCGAGACAACGAATACGTCCAGCCAAGCTGCAAGCAGCAATGAGAGCAGTAATGAAAGTAATACAACCGCCAGTGCGACTGAAGATCAGACCCGTGTGATCAAACATGCCATGGGCGAAACCACAATCAAGGGAACCCCGCAAAAGATCGTGACACTGTTCCAGGGTGCAAATGATGTCGTTGTTGCACTTGGCGTGAAACCGACAGGCGTGGTGGAATCATGGGTTCAGCAGCCGGTATATGAATATCTGAGAGCAGATCTGGACGGAGTTCCACAAGTAGGACAGGAATCGCAGCCCAATCTGGAAGAGATCAACAAGTTGAAACCCGACTTGATTATTGCTACGAAGATCAGACATGAAGAGATCTATGAGCAACTATCACAGATCGCACCAACGGTAGTGACGGAGACCCTGTTTGACTGGAAAGAAACGGTGAAAGTAGCGGGTGAAGCGATGAATATGGTTGAGCAATCGGATAAACTGTTGTCTGATTGGGATGGCCGTGTAGCTGATTTCAAAGAGAAAATGGGGGATCGTCTGCCAATTGAAGCAACCATCACGAACTTCAGAGCCGATCAGGTTCGTATTTTCTACATGGGATACGCAGGTAAAATTCTGAAGGAGCTTGGGTTCACGAGACCTGCGGGACATGACGCAGACACATGGGGAGTTGAATTGACTTCCAAAGAAAACATTCCGGATATGAATGCAGACATGATCTTCAACTTCAACTCAGGCACAGAAACAGATGCCATCCAGAAAAATTATGATGATTGGACCAGCAGTCCACTGTGGAAAAACCTTGATGCAGTCAAGAACAACCAACTGGTTCAGGTCGATGAAGTGGCCTGGAACATGGCAGGTGGATACACATCGGCCAACATGATGCTGGACGATTTATATAAGCAGTTCAACCTGAACTAACTAACAGGAGCAGGACCTGCCATGCACCAAGACATTCGTTAACGAAGTGTATGGGCAGGCAGGTCTTTTATCATTTTACAGATGAAAGAGTGAGAGTATGTTTCCCCTTTTTACAAAGGCAAGCGCCAAGATCTATGGACTGGCTGGTTTATTCATATTACTTCTACTTGCTTGCCTAGCCAGTATGATTCTGGGACGTACACATATCACGTTTCAGATGGCATGGGAAGCATTGCAATTCTATGACGAGAGTTCTGTGGAACATGTGGTTCTGCTGACGGAACGGTTGCCACGTACAGTTATTGCTGCCGTCGTGGGAGCAAGTCTGGCCGTGGCGGGCGGACTCATGCAGGCATTGACACGTAACCCGCTGGCATCACCAAGTGTATTCGGGATCAATGCAGGTGCGATCTTTTTTATTGTCATTGCTATTGTGGTATTGTCCGTATCTTCGCTCACTACCATGATGTGGTTTGGTTTTGCCGGAGCTGCGGTTGCCGCGGCGATTGTATACGCACTGGGTTCCCTCGGTCGTGATGGCCTGACACCGATCAAAATTGTACTGGCAGGTACGGCTATCTCAGCGTTGTTTGCCTCGTTCACACAGGCCATTCTGGTGTTGGATGGAACCGGATTGCAGGATGTACTGTTCTGGCTTGCCGGTTCAGTAAGTGGTCGGACGTTGGATATGTTATATCCTGTTCTGCCGTACATGACAGCCGCAGCCATTGTCTCTCTGTTCATGGGCAGAGCCATTAATCTGCTCTTGACGGGTGACGATATCGCCAAAGGCATGGGACAGAATGTACTTTTGGTCAAGGTGCTCATGGGAATTGTTACGGTATTGCTGGCGGGTGGTTCGGTTGCCGTAGCCGGTTCGATCGGGCTCGTCGGTCTGGTTGTCCCACATATCATGCGTGCACTGGTGGGAAATGATTACCGCTGGCTCGTTCCTTACTCTATTGTAGGGGGAGCGATTCTGCTGTTGTCCGCGGATGTGGTTGCAAGGTTGGTGATCATGCCGCAGGAAGTTCCACTCGGTGTCATGACTGCACTGATTGGCGGACCCTTCTTCGTGTATATTGCCCGCAAGGGGGTGACGAAGATATGAGGAAGGTGTTGACTTTTCGCAACAAAAAAGACACTGTCTCAGTGCAAATGGAACGAAAATCACTGGTTGTCATCGGTGTATGTATCCTCTTGTTCCTGATGGCAGGAGTGGTCGGTACCAGTGTAGGCAGTGACTTTATTTCTCCGCTGGATGTGCTCAGAACGATATTTGGTCTGAATGCAGGAGAGCATGACTTCGTCGTGCTGACCTTAAGACTGCCACGGGTGTTATTATCTCTGCTCGTAGGAGCAGCCCTCGGTATGTCAGGCGCACTTCTGCAAGGCATTATCCGTAATCCGCTGGCCTCACCGGATGTCATCGGCATCACCGGCGGCGCGGCCGTTGCAGCTGTAGGTTTTGTTACGTTGCTGGGTGGAGCGGTAAGTATCAAGTTGTTGCCATTGTTCGCCATCGCTGGCGCAATTGTGACGGCATTGATCATCTACGTGCTTGCCTGGAAAAAGGGAGTCAGTCCGATCCGTCTGGTGCTGATCGGAATTGGAGTTTCAGCTATTACCGGAGCCGGAACCACCTTTATGCTGATCCTGAGTCCGTTCTACACGGCAGGTCAAGCCTATATCTGGCTGACAGGAAGTGTATATGGAGCATCGTGGACTGATGTCCAAACGATTTTACCGGTTATCGTAATCGTTGTACCGCTGGCGATCTGGTTCGCCCGTAGTCTGAATGCACAGGAGTTCGGGGATGATCTGGCTACGGGATTGGGTGTTACCGTTCAACGGCATCGTTCGGCGTTGTTGTTATGCAGTGTATTGCTGGCGGGAATCGCCGTTGCGGTTGCCGGAACCATTGGTTTTGTAGGCCTGATCGCTCCACATATTGCCCGAAAGCTGGTTGGACGGATGTTTGGCAGTATGCTGATTGTGTCTGGACTGGTTGGTGCTCTGCTTGTATTTGTGGCAGATCTGATTGCCCGCACTGCCTTTCTGCCGCTTGATGTTCCCGCAGGGGTATTCACCGCAGGCGTAGGAGCACCGTTTTTCCTGTATTTGTTGTTCAAGAATCGAAATCAGTTTTGAGGAGGAGAGAGCTGTGAGTATTCTGGAAGCCAAGGAGCTTACGATCTCCTATGGAGCAGATCCCATTATTGAAAATTTGAACCTGACCATTCCCAAGGGACAGATTACCGTCCTGATTGGCAGCAACGGCTGTGGTAAATCTACGCTGCTGCGTACGATGGCTCGGTTGCTGAAATCCAGCTCCGGTTCGGTGCTGCTGGATGGCGAAGAGATTGCAAAGCTGCCGACCAAGGAAATTTCAAGACGCATGTCCATCCTGCCACAAGGTCCCACTGCTCCGGAGGGCCTGACGGTGAACCAAC
Proteins encoded in this region:
- a CDS encoding iron-siderophore ABC transporter substrate-binding protein, with the protein product MYKVKKKLYIYAALILMISLLAGCASGGSAETTNTSSQAASSNESSNESNTTASATEDQTRVIKHAMGETTIKGTPQKIVTLFQGANDVVVALGVKPTGVVESWVQQPVYEYLRADLDGVPQVGQESQPNLEEINKLKPDLIIATKIRHEEIYEQLSQIAPTVVTETLFDWKETVKVAGEAMNMVEQSDKLLSDWDGRVADFKEKMGDRLPIEATITNFRADQVRIFYMGYAGKILKELGFTRPAGHDADTWGVELTSKENIPDMNADMIFNFNSGTETDAIQKNYDDWTSSPLWKNLDAVKNNQLVQVDEVAWNMAGGYTSANMMLDDLYKQFNLN
- a CDS encoding iron ABC transporter permease yields the protein MFPLFTKASAKIYGLAGLFILLLLACLASMILGRTHITFQMAWEALQFYDESSVEHVVLLTERLPRTVIAAVVGASLAVAGGLMQALTRNPLASPSVFGINAGAIFFIVIAIVVLSVSSLTTMMWFGFAGAAVAAAIVYALGSLGRDGLTPIKIVLAGTAISALFASFTQAILVLDGTGLQDVLFWLAGSVSGRTLDMLYPVLPYMTAAAIVSLFMGRAINLLLTGDDIAKGMGQNVLLVKVLMGIVTVLLAGGSVAVAGSIGLVGLVVPHIMRALVGNDYRWLVPYSIVGGAILLLSADVVARLVIMPQEVPLGVMTALIGGPFFVYIARKGVTKI
- a CDS encoding iron ABC transporter permease: MRKVLTFRNKKDTVSVQMERKSLVVIGVCILLFLMAGVVGTSVGSDFISPLDVLRTIFGLNAGEHDFVVLTLRLPRVLLSLLVGAALGMSGALLQGIIRNPLASPDVIGITGGAAVAAVGFVTLLGGAVSIKLLPLFAIAGAIVTALIIYVLAWKKGVSPIRLVLIGIGVSAITGAGTTFMLILSPFYTAGQAYIWLTGSVYGASWTDVQTILPVIVIVVPLAIWFARSLNAQEFGDDLATGLGVTVQRHRSALLLCSVLLAGIAVAVAGTIGFVGLIAPHIARKLVGRMFGSMLIVSGLVGALLVFVADLIARTAFLPLDVPAGVFTAGVGAPFFLYLLFKNRNQF